One genomic window of Cyprinus carpio isolate SPL01 chromosome A23, ASM1834038v1, whole genome shotgun sequence includes the following:
- the LOC122135219 gene encoding LOW QUALITY PROTEIN: tyrosine-protein kinase STYK1-like (The sequence of the model RefSeq protein was modified relative to this genomic sequence to represent the inferred CDS: deleted 1 base in 1 codon; substituted 1 base at 1 genomic stop codon), translated as MFGFVLSDEEGSGPLAVIIIPSLLALSTLNVVSQIKWNFIAKAPQLKIISSDYPRFTFKCKRRGPCAFGHRLWDPAACTGCSGSIGDTSSVQPGGGGAAPDGSLLRIYHNILRIYHNFCQTRQAPVQYLVLXASIPGNLLHFLWSLRKDRCGASDNFQTLSERSVYLVAKQVAAGLDYLYSYHRIIHGEAAARNVLIGSGLSVKVSGLDLALKSRQSRMVDNEQEANVPVKWQAPERMTRLPLTDRSDVRSIGILLYEMITLGSPPYPDLDSSEVLPNTLANYQMKRPENCGAPL; from the exons ATGTTCGGTTTTGTGTTGTCAGATGAAGAAGGATCAGGTCCATTGGCAGTCATCATTATCCCAAGCTTGCTGGCTCTCAGCACCCTGAACGTTGTGTCTCAGATAAAATGGAACTTTATTGCTAAAGCTCCTCAGCTAAAGATCATCAGCTCAGATTATCCCAGGTTCACCTTTAAATGTAAACG AAGGGGACCCTGTGCCTTTGGACACAGGCTTTGGGACCCTGCGGCCTGCACAGGATGCTCTGGGTCCATTGGAGATACCAGCTCAGTGCAGCCTGGAGGGGGTGGAGCCGCTCCAGATGGGAGTCTTCTAAGAATTTACCACAATATTCTAAGAATTTACCACAATTT TTGCCAGACACGCCAGGCACCA GTACAGTACCTGGTTTTGTAAGCAAGCATTCCAGGGAACCTCCTGCATTTTCTCTGGAGTCTTCGAAAG GACAGATGTGGTGCAAGTGATAACTTCCAGACGTTGTCAGAGAGGTCTGTTTATCTAGTAGCTAAACAGGTAGCAGCAGGTCTG gacTATTTATACTCCTACCACAGAATTATTCATGGGGAAGCCGCAGCCCGGAATGTATTGATCGGTTCAGGGCTCTCGGTCAAAGTCTCTGGATTGGATTTGGCTTTAAAGAGTCGACAGTCGAGAATGGTGGACAATGAACAAGAAGCCAATGTGCCGGTAAAATGGCAGGCACCTGAACGGATGACGAGGCTTCCCCTAACAGACAGGAGTGATGT ACGGTCCATTGGAATCCTGCTTTATGAGATGATAACCCTGG GGTCTCCTCCCTATCCTGACCTGGATTCATCTGAAGTGCTGCCAAACACTTTAGCCAATTACCAAATGAAAAGACCAGAAAACTGTGGAGCCCCATTGTAA
- the LOC109048787 gene encoding transmembrane protein 269-like isoform X2 — translation MKSRLKSAGFGITSSTAFFQDANKLFLNEQAKWVHLKEFARKNAANALSVANMVMGMASILCSLNGQNHAACWLVLIGYLLDLADGAVARQLNACSALGAKLDDFADFTTFGIATSLILRTPSLLDNILCMLYVLSVFTRLCFFSSGIPFMYRGLPCIYSSAILVCVSLLTGGNMAVLRILAVAMILFMVRQNFYPHDRVLESQAWKKVVYIGGVAMVFCSSFPPACVYYLLWSVSYILFPTTLWSSKV, via the exons atgaaGAGTCGCTTGAAATCAGCTGGCTTTGGAATCACATCAAGTACAG CCTTTTTCCAGGACGCTAACAAACTGTTCCTAAATGAACAAGCTAAGTGGGTGCATCTAAAGGAGTTTGCCCGTAAAAATGCTGCCAACGCTCTTTCTGTTGCCAACATGGTCATGGGCATGGCTTCAATCCTCTGCAGTCTCAATGG CCAAAATCATGCCGCGTGCTGGCTGGTTCTGATCGGTTACCTGCTGGATTTGGCAGATGGTGCGGTTGCTAGGCAACTAAATGCTTGTTCTGCACTGG GTGCAAAATTGGATGATTTTGCTGATTTTACAACATTTGGAATAGCAACATCTCTTATCTTAAGGACACCCAGTCTTTTGGATAACATCCTGTGCATGTTGTATGTGCTATCTGTTTTTACTCGTCTCTGCTTCTTCTCTAGCG GAATCCCATTCATGTATCGTGGCCTACCATGCATCTACTCCTCTGCCATCctggtgtgtgtttctctgctgaCTGGAGGAAATATGGCAGTACTGAGAATCCTAGCAGTGGCCATGATTCTCTTCATGGTCAGGCAGAACTTCTACCCACATGACAGAGTACTGGAGTCTCAGGCCTGGAAGAAGGTGGTCTACATCGGAG gagttgccatggtgttttgctcctccttccctccagcATGCGTTTACTACTTGTTGTGGTCAGTTTCCTACATACTGTTTCCAACAACCCTGTGGAGCAGCAAAGTGTAA
- the LOC109048787 gene encoding transmembrane protein 269-like isoform X3 translates to MILLTPTSAFFQDANKLFLNEQAKWVHLKEFARKNAANALSVANMVMGMASILCSLNGQNHAACWLVLIGYLLDLADGAVARQLNACSALGAKLDDFADFTTFGIATSLILRTPSLLDNILCMLYVLSVFTRLCFFSSGIPFMYRGLPCIYSSAILVCVSLLTGGNMAVLRILAVAMILFMVRQNFYPHDRVLESQAWKKVVYIGGVAMVFCSSFPPACVYYLLWSVSYILFPTTLWSSKV, encoded by the exons CCTTTTTCCAGGACGCTAACAAACTGTTCCTAAATGAACAAGCTAAGTGGGTGCATCTAAAGGAGTTTGCCCGTAAAAATGCTGCCAACGCTCTTTCTGTTGCCAACATGGTCATGGGCATGGCTTCAATCCTCTGCAGTCTCAATGG CCAAAATCATGCCGCGTGCTGGCTGGTTCTGATCGGTTACCTGCTGGATTTGGCAGATGGTGCGGTTGCTAGGCAACTAAATGCTTGTTCTGCACTGG GTGCAAAATTGGATGATTTTGCTGATTTTACAACATTTGGAATAGCAACATCTCTTATCTTAAGGACACCCAGTCTTTTGGATAACATCCTGTGCATGTTGTATGTGCTATCTGTTTTTACTCGTCTCTGCTTCTTCTCTAGCG GAATCCCATTCATGTATCGTGGCCTACCATGCATCTACTCCTCTGCCATCctggtgtgtgtttctctgctgaCTGGAGGAAATATGGCAGTACTGAGAATCCTAGCAGTGGCCATGATTCTCTTCATGGTCAGGCAGAACTTCTACCCACATGACAGAGTACTGGAGTCTCAGGCCTGGAAGAAGGTGGTCTACATCGGAG gagttgccatggtgttttgctcctccttccctccagcATGCGTTTACTACTTGTTGTGGTCAGTTTCCTACATACTGTTTCCAACAACCCTGTGGAGCAGCAAAGTGTAA
- the LOC109048787 gene encoding transmembrane protein 269-like isoform X4 yields the protein MCCVSLTVFFQMKSRLKSAGFGITSSTAFFQDANKLFLNEQAKWVHLKEFARKNAANALSVANMVMGMASILCSLNGQNHAACWLVLIGYLLDLADGAVARQLNACSALGIPFMYRGLPCIYSSAILVCVSLLTGGNMAVLRILAVAMILFMVRQNFYPHDRVLESQAWKKVVYIGGVAMVFCSSFPPACVYYLLWSVSYILFPTTLWSSKV from the exons ATGTGCTGTGTCTCATTGActgttttctttcagatgaaGAGTCGCTTGAAATCAGCTGGCTTTGGAATCACATCAAGTACAG CCTTTTTCCAGGACGCTAACAAACTGTTCCTAAATGAACAAGCTAAGTGGGTGCATCTAAAGGAGTTTGCCCGTAAAAATGCTGCCAACGCTCTTTCTGTTGCCAACATGGTCATGGGCATGGCTTCAATCCTCTGCAGTCTCAATGG CCAAAATCATGCCGCGTGCTGGCTGGTTCTGATCGGTTACCTGCTGGATTTGGCAGATGGTGCGGTTGCTAGGCAACTAAATGCTTGTTCTGCACTGG GAATCCCATTCATGTATCGTGGCCTACCATGCATCTACTCCTCTGCCATCctggtgtgtgtttctctgctgaCTGGAGGAAATATGGCAGTACTGAGAATCCTAGCAGTGGCCATGATTCTCTTCATGGTCAGGCAGAACTTCTACCCACATGACAGAGTACTGGAGTCTCAGGCCTGGAAGAAGGTGGTCTACATCGGAG gagttgccatggtgttttgctcctccttccctccagcATGCGTTTACTACTTGTTGTGGTCAGTTTCCTACATACTGTTTCCAACAACCCTGTGGAGCAGCAAAGTGTAA
- the LOC109048787 gene encoding transmembrane protein 269-like isoform X1, with protein MCCVSLTVFFQMKSRLKSAGFGITSSTAFFQDANKLFLNEQAKWVHLKEFARKNAANALSVANMVMGMASILCSLNGQNHAACWLVLIGYLLDLADGAVARQLNACSALGAKLDDFADFTTFGIATSLILRTPSLLDNILCMLYVLSVFTRLCFFSSGIPFMYRGLPCIYSSAILVCVSLLTGGNMAVLRILAVAMILFMVRQNFYPHDRVLESQAWKKVVYIGGVAMVFCSSFPPACVYYLLWSVSYILFPTTLWSSKV; from the exons ATGTGCTGTGTCTCATTGActgttttctttcagatgaaGAGTCGCTTGAAATCAGCTGGCTTTGGAATCACATCAAGTACAG CCTTTTTCCAGGACGCTAACAAACTGTTCCTAAATGAACAAGCTAAGTGGGTGCATCTAAAGGAGTTTGCCCGTAAAAATGCTGCCAACGCTCTTTCTGTTGCCAACATGGTCATGGGCATGGCTTCAATCCTCTGCAGTCTCAATGG CCAAAATCATGCCGCGTGCTGGCTGGTTCTGATCGGTTACCTGCTGGATTTGGCAGATGGTGCGGTTGCTAGGCAACTAAATGCTTGTTCTGCACTGG GTGCAAAATTGGATGATTTTGCTGATTTTACAACATTTGGAATAGCAACATCTCTTATCTTAAGGACACCCAGTCTTTTGGATAACATCCTGTGCATGTTGTATGTGCTATCTGTTTTTACTCGTCTCTGCTTCTTCTCTAGCG GAATCCCATTCATGTATCGTGGCCTACCATGCATCTACTCCTCTGCCATCctggtgtgtgtttctctgctgaCTGGAGGAAATATGGCAGTACTGAGAATCCTAGCAGTGGCCATGATTCTCTTCATGGTCAGGCAGAACTTCTACCCACATGACAGAGTACTGGAGTCTCAGGCCTGGAAGAAGGTGGTCTACATCGGAG gagttgccatggtgttttgctcctccttccctccagcATGCGTTTACTACTTGTTGTGGTCAGTTTCCTACATACTGTTTCCAACAACCCTGTGGAGCAGCAAAGTGTAA